The Methanobacterium formicicum DNA window AGTGGGAAATAGATATCATTATACGTTGATTTAAAAGCAGCAGGGAAATAAATGAAATATTCCTGTTTAAAATAAGGAGGTATTGACCATGGTGTACTGTCATAACTGTGGCACTAAAAATGAAGATGATGCTGAATTTTGTTCTAAATGTGGAGAACCATTACGGGATGTAACTGATTATGATAGAAGGCGCCGACATCACCGTGACGACCGTTACTACCGTCAGAAGAATGAATGTTTCGGTTTGCCCCATGGAAACATTATAGGACCTGTCATTGGAGGAGTTATATTAATCTTGGTGGGTGTAACCGCCTTTACCGGTTTTACCAACATCTGGCAATATGTCTGGCCAGCGTTTATCATCATCATTGGACTGTTAATAGTGATCGGTGCTGTTTACCGCTCCCAGAGAAAATAAAGACATTGAACCAAAAAGTCCCCTTAAAATAGGAAATAAATGCAGTAAATAAATCGTCACTGGATAAGTGGTTGTTGGAATAAATACAGTATTATCGGTGATTGATAGGTGCAATCACCATTTTCCTATTTTGTATTGAGGTATATAACCCCTATTTTGTATAGATATATATATATATATAATTCCCTTAAATTTATTTTCCAATTTCCTTAATTTCTTTCATGATTCTTCGTAAAGTATTTTAAATTTCTTTAATTCTTTTCTAATCCCCTTAAAGTTATTTTATATTCCCTAATTCTTTTCTAACTTTCTTAAGTTATTTTTAAATTTCCTTAAAGTGTTTTCAAATTTTTCTCAGATTTATTTTCAAAATTCTCCTAAAAATTAATATGAATCATAAAGACACCCTGTTTTTTGGCAACTGCGGCAGATCCTTTCATGATTGTTTTTAGAAGTAACTGTACGGGTCAATATAAAGAATACTACTAAAAGAAGGAAATAACATTCGACCAGTATATTGCCTTTAAATGTGTTCAGGCCAATGATTAAGAGCGCTGATCCAACTACCAGGAATAGATTGGCAGTAAATTTTGATCTAGTCCCCATTACCCGTAATGTTAAGGATAACAAGGATATAAAAACCATTACCCACCCTATTCCAAAGGAAATATTACCGTATAAGAGAGGCATACCTTTAAAATAATAGATTAAAACAAAAGCTACTGCCAACACCACCCCCACAAACAGACCGGAACACCCCGGGCAGTATTTTTTTCCATGGATACGGAAGGTGTGGGATTCAAAGTGACCACAGTCTGGGTGGTGTCCCTGGAAACAGATGGGGTAAGAATCATCTTTTGTAGAGAAGCCTTTTGTAGAAAAGTCTTCTTTTCTAAATTCCAGCACCCCTTTACAGAAAGAAGGGTATACAGTAGCCAGCCCTCCCAAAATACAGATGGCCACAAATATGGTAAATATGAGGGGTTTCTGAAACCAGTAAATAGTTCCTGGTTCCGGGGCGAATAGGTACAATCCTAACAGGATGAAAAGACCCATGAAAGAAATAAATGTTAGAATACGGGACTGATCCCGTGAATTATAGTGATCCATTAACTTTTTATCCAAGGGAATCCCTCAAATTTGATACATGTCTCGGAATGATTGCATTAGCCCCTGGCCAGCCATGTAACGATAGGTTTGTCTTTTAAATTTATTCCGGGAGAACAATCCAGAAACTCGCCTCTTCATACTACCGTAAAAGCTTCGGTAACACTGGTATAATTCTTCCTGGACTTCGGTGGTGGAAAGATGTTGGGTGGGCATAACGGCATGAACCATGTCAAAGTTGGCCCAGTTATCATCCTCCAGCCATCCCTGCTTCACTGCAGCTTCATAGAGGGGTGTTCCAGGAAATGGTGTCAGGATCATAAAAATAGCTATGTCCGGGTCCACGTAGTTAACAAAATCCCTTAACTCCTGGATGGATTCATGGGAATCACGGCGATCCCCGGTGATGAGCGTGGCCTGGGAAAAGATATCGTTTTCCTTTAATAAATCCATGGAAAGCTTGGCATCCGAAGCTTTAATCTCCTTGTGATAATCAATGAGTGCCGTGGAGTCGTGGCGTTCCAATCCCGCCATTATCCAGTAGTTACCGGCTTTTCTCATTTTAGGAAGGATGTCCTGATTCCTTACAATATCATCACTCCGTGCCTGGAGGAACCAGGAGATATCCTGGGAAATTCCACGGCTAATGAGTTCATCACACAGTGCACTGGTTCTGCTTCCCAGGCCCAGGTTATCATCGGTGAGCCACAGGAAACTGACACCGTACTCATTATAGATGTGCTCCATCTCATCGGCAATTCTTCCTGGGGATTTAGGCCTCCATTTTCCCTGCCAGTGCTGCCATTGGGAGCAGAAGGTGCATTTATGGGGGCATCCCCGTGAAGCCTCCACCAGGGCATATCCCGCCCCGGAGTAGGCCATCATTTTAAAATGATACTTGTCCATATGTTCCTCCACCAGGTGGTAACCCGGGAAGGGGAGATCATCAAGATTTTCCAGGAGGGGGCGGGGTGGATTGTGAATAATCTCTGTTCCGTGTCGAAATGAAAGCCCCTTAACACCAGAAAGGGGCAGTATTTGGTCCAAATTCCTCACCAAATCGTTTAGAGTTTCTTCTCCTTCCCCTCGGATTATGAAATCGATTTCTGGATACATTTTAAGGCTTTCATCAGCTAGAGCGGTGAAATGTTGGCCTCCCACCACAGTTTTAACCTCAGGATTTACCTTCTTTGCTATTTCCAGTGTGCGGAGAATAGTATAGGTGTTGCAGGTTGCCAGGGCACTGGCCACCACCACGTCGGCTTCAGCCTGCTCCAGGTATCTTTCTAACTTAGTCCAGCCCAAACCTTCAGCCTGACAATCCAGGACGGAAATATCCCATTTATCATTTTTTGACTCTAAATATGCGGCTAACTGAAGTATCCCCAGAGGTGGTGGCATGTATTCACCCATAACAAACCACAGGACTTTTGGAGGTTCAACAAACAAAACTTTCATAACTGGATCTCCCGACTGGAACTTCTTTTTTGGTTTAAAAAAAATAGATCTTACTCTAAATTCTCCTGCCAGCTGTAACGTTCTTCCTTCCAGGGGTCTCCATGGTTGTGATAACCAGCTGACTCCCAGAATCCACGTTTATCCTCAGCCAAAAATTCCAGTCCAGTTACCCATTTGGCACTTTTCCAGAAGTACAGGCGGGGGACAACCAGGCGCACCGGCCCTCCATGGGGAGAGCTTAAGGCATTTCCATTGTGGTGGGTGGCCAGTAAAACATCCGGGGCAAAAAAATCCTCCAGGGAAAGGTTGGTGGTGAAATTCTTATGGGCGTGCACCAGAACATATTTAGCCTCGGGACGTATTCCTACCAGTTCTTTAATGGTTGATGTGCTCACTCCCTCCCATAAATTGTTTAATTTAGACCAGGACGTGACACAGTGTATGTCTGAGAAGACCTGTACTCGGGGTAAGTCCATGAACTCCTGGTAATTGAGTTTAACCTCTTCATCCACCAGGCCCCCTATTTCAAGTTCCCATTTCTCAGGAACAATCTTAGCCACTTGCCCAGCATGTAACACTGGCCAGCTGTTATCCTCATGCTGTCCCGGTGGAATCCTAATCTCCCTTTGAGTATCAGGACTTACAATGACATCTTTATCCCTTAAAATAGTCTGGACAGTTTCATCGTCCAGGGAGTGGGAATCCCCCTTTAAAAACCGTTTT harbors:
- a CDS encoding zinc-ribbon domain-containing protein, whose amino-acid sequence is MVYCHNCGTKNEDDAEFCSKCGEPLRDVTDYDRRRRHHRDDRYYRQKNECFGLPHGNIIGPVIGGVILILVGVTAFTGFTNIWQYVWPAFIIIIGLLIVIGAVYRSQRK
- a CDS encoding B12-binding domain-containing radical SAM protein translates to MKVLFVEPPKVLWFVMGEYMPPPLGILQLAAYLESKNDKWDISVLDCQAEGLGWTKLERYLEQAEADVVVASALATCNTYTILRTLEIAKKVNPEVKTVVGGQHFTALADESLKMYPEIDFIIRGEGEETLNDLVRNLDQILPLSGVKGLSFRHGTEIIHNPPRPLLENLDDLPFPGYHLVEEHMDKYHFKMMAYSGAGYALVEASRGCPHKCTFCSQWQHWQGKWRPKSPGRIADEMEHIYNEYGVSFLWLTDDNLGLGSRTSALCDELISRGISQDISWFLQARSDDIVRNQDILPKMRKAGNYWIMAGLERHDSTALIDYHKEIKASDAKLSMDLLKENDIFSQATLITGDRRDSHESIQELRDFVNYVDPDIAIFMILTPFPGTPLYEAAVKQGWLEDDNWANFDMVHAVMPTQHLSTTEVQEELYQCYRSFYGSMKRRVSGLFSRNKFKRQTYRYMAGQGLMQSFRDMYQI
- a CDS encoding sulfite oxidase-like oxidoreductase translates to MKKVLKRFLKGDSHSLDDETVQTILRDKDVIVSPDTQREIRIPPGQHEDNSWPVLHAGQVAKIVPEKWELEIGGLVDEEVKLNYQEFMDLPRVQVFSDIHCVTSWSKLNNLWEGVSTSTIKELVGIRPEAKYVLVHAHKNFTTNLSLEDFFAPDVLLATHHNGNALSSPHGGPVRLVVPRLYFWKSAKWVTGLEFLAEDKRGFWESAGYHNHGDPWKEERYSWQENLE